From Streptomyces sp. NBC_00370, a single genomic window includes:
- a CDS encoding DUF488 domain-containing protein, translated as MSERFSSRRIYEDASPQDGKRVLVDRLWPRGMSKERAQLDEWLRDVAPSTDLRRWYQHDPERFAGFRDRYIAELDDAAHRPAVTHLRDLAAHDGVTLLTATKDIDHSEAAVLAEWLSGGR; from the coding sequence ATGTCCGAACGATTCAGCTCCCGCCGGATCTACGAGGACGCCTCGCCGCAGGACGGCAAGCGCGTGCTCGTGGACCGGCTGTGGCCCCGAGGAATGAGCAAAGAGCGAGCTCAGCTGGACGAGTGGCTACGCGACGTGGCGCCGTCGACCGACCTGCGCCGCTGGTACCAACACGACCCGGAGCGCTTCGCCGGCTTCCGCGACCGCTACATCGCGGAACTGGACGACGCCGCTCACCGACCGGCCGTGACACACCTGCGCGACCTCGCCGCCCACGACGGGGTCACCTTGCTCACCGCCACGAAGGACATCGACCACAGCGAGGCCGCCGTACTCGCCGAATGGCTGAGCGGCGGTCGATGA
- a CDS encoding SAM-dependent methyltransferase — protein sequence MDTDWMNEPPKPPVQLDTDKAHPARVYDYFLDGKTNYPADREAAEAMIERGLPTARRDARASRDFMVRAAGYMVDQGVRQFLDIGTGIPTSPNLHEVVQERAPESRVVYTDNDPIVLAHSRALHTSTPEGRTLYLHADATDPDTILRAEGLRDTLDFSRPVGLTLLLLLHWLPTDAGVRLVRTLVDELAPGSHVVMSYLARDLFEDVGEAKKLEGTFVEGSTNQLRGATRAEVETLFEGLEMVEPGLVPTNRWRPQTVPVQVGNPALADSGVVPAWSGIGVKR from the coding sequence ATGGACACCGACTGGATGAACGAGCCGCCGAAGCCCCCGGTCCAGCTGGACACGGACAAGGCGCACCCGGCCCGGGTGTACGACTACTTCCTGGACGGCAAGACGAACTACCCGGCCGACAGGGAAGCCGCGGAGGCGATGATCGAGAGGGGTCTGCCGACCGCTCGTCGTGACGCGCGCGCGTCCCGGGACTTCATGGTGCGGGCGGCGGGCTACATGGTCGACCAGGGCGTCCGGCAGTTCCTCGACATCGGTACCGGTATCCCCACGTCCCCGAATCTGCACGAGGTCGTACAGGAGCGGGCGCCGGAGTCGCGGGTGGTGTACACGGACAACGACCCCATCGTGCTCGCGCACTCCCGGGCCCTGCACACCAGCACCCCCGAAGGCCGCACCCTCTACCTGCACGCCGACGCGACGGACCCCGACACGATCCTGCGCGCCGAGGGCCTGCGCGACACGCTCGACTTCAGCCGACCGGTCGGGCTGACGCTGCTCCTCCTCCTGCACTGGCTTCCGACAGACGCCGGAGTCCGGCTCGTACGCACCCTGGTGGACGAACTCGCCCCCGGCAGCCATGTCGTCATGAGCTACCTCGCGCGGGACCTGTTCGAGGACGTGGGTGAGGCGAAGAAGCTGGAGGGGACCTTCGTCGAGGGCAGCACGAACCAGCTTCGCGGGGCTACCCGCGCTGAGGTCGAGACGCTGTTCGAGGGCCTGGAGATGGTCGAGCCCGGCCTCGTCCCGACCAACCGCTGGCGCCCCCAGACCGTACCGGTGCAGGTCGGCAACCCGGCGCTGGCGGACAGCGGCGTCGTCCCGGCCTGGAGTGGAATCGGCGTCAAGCGCTGA
- a CDS encoding TetR/AcrR family transcriptional regulator, which translates to MRADARKNRDHLLAVAGGVITEQGAEASLRDIARRADVGLATLLRHFPTREALLDALLRTSFDELTAQADVLETSSAPDDALVLWLRDFVACAHNYRGAVASMMTAIEDPESALHASCVTMRGAGTRLLTRAQTEGLARTDIDGADLFALAASLAWLSDQPSSAPRADHLFDVVADAILTPERRPRVSS; encoded by the coding sequence ATGCGGGCCGACGCCAGGAAGAACCGTGACCACCTGCTCGCCGTCGCGGGCGGCGTCATCACCGAGCAGGGCGCGGAGGCGTCGCTGCGCGACATCGCGCGCAGGGCCGACGTGGGGCTCGCCACGCTGCTCCGGCACTTCCCGACGCGCGAGGCGCTGCTTGACGCACTGCTCCGGACGAGCTTCGACGAGCTGACTGCACAGGCGGACGTCCTCGAAACGTCGAGTGCGCCCGACGACGCGCTGGTGTTGTGGCTGCGCGACTTCGTCGCCTGCGCGCACAACTACCGAGGCGCGGTGGCCTCGATGATGACCGCCATCGAGGACCCGGAGTCCGCGCTTCACGCGTCGTGCGTCACCATGCGCGGAGCCGGCACGCGACTCCTCACCCGCGCCCAGACCGAAGGCCTGGCGCGGACCGACATCGACGGCGCCGACCTGTTCGCACTGGCCGCGTCGCTCGCGTGGCTCAGCGACCAGCCTTCGTCCGCGCCACGCGCCGACCATCTCTTCGACGTCGTCGCAGACGCGATCCTGACGCCGGAACGCCGCCCTCGGGTCAGCAGCTGA
- a CDS encoding NADP-dependent oxidoreductase, translated as MPTHTMRTVRLHAHGGPEVLRYEEAPTPEPGPGEVLVRVHAVGVNPPDWYLRGGLTTMPGETESTVRLPVIPGTDVSGVVEAVAPDVDGFSVGDEVFGLLRFPSFHGSAYAEYVAAPASDLARKPPGIDHVHAAGAPMAGLTAWQFLIDVGHDHPSPFQEHRHRPTALGADTTALVNGAAGGVGHFAVQLAKWQGAHVIAVASGAHESFLRDLGADQFIDYTKNRPEDLAHDVDVVLDTVGGRDSSRFLRTLKHGGAIFPVFPGEYDAEETAKLGVTVSGTQVRSNGTQLAELGRLLDTGTVRVAIDSTFPLAEARAAHERAARGHIQGKIVLTVA; from the coding sequence ATGCCGACACACACGATGAGGACGGTCCGGCTGCACGCGCACGGAGGCCCCGAAGTGCTGCGTTACGAGGAGGCGCCGACGCCCGAGCCGGGGCCGGGCGAGGTGCTGGTTCGCGTGCACGCGGTCGGCGTCAATCCGCCCGACTGGTATCTGCGCGGCGGGCTGACCACCATGCCGGGGGAGACGGAGTCCACGGTCAGGCTGCCGGTGATTCCGGGGACGGACGTGTCGGGCGTCGTCGAAGCGGTCGCCCCAGACGTGGACGGCTTCTCCGTCGGCGACGAAGTCTTCGGTCTGCTCCGCTTCCCGAGCTTCCACGGCAGCGCGTACGCCGAATACGTCGCCGCGCCCGCATCGGATCTCGCACGCAAGCCGCCCGGCATCGACCACGTCCACGCCGCCGGTGCGCCCATGGCCGGATTGACGGCGTGGCAGTTCCTGATCGACGTCGGCCACGATCACCCGTCGCCCTTCCAGGAACACCGCCATCGCCCGACGGCGCTCGGCGCCGACACGACGGCGCTCGTCAACGGCGCCGCGGGCGGCGTCGGCCACTTCGCGGTGCAGCTGGCGAAATGGCAGGGCGCACACGTCATCGCGGTGGCGTCGGGCGCGCACGAATCGTTCCTCCGCGATCTCGGCGCCGACCAGTTCATCGACTACACCAAGAACCGTCCCGAGGACCTGGCGCACGACGTCGACGTCGTCCTCGACACCGTCGGCGGTCGCGACAGCAGCCGCTTCCTGCGCACACTCAAGCACGGCGGCGCCATCTTCCCGGTGTTCCCCGGCGAGTACGACGCCGAGGAGACCGCGAAGCTGGGCGTCACGGTCTCGGGTACACAGGTCCGCTCGAACGGCACACAACTCGCCGAACTGGGACGCCTGCTCGACACCGGTACGGTCCGCGTAGCGATCGACAGCACATTTCCGCTCGCGGAGGCCCGAGCAGCGCACGAACGCGCCGCCCGAGGACACATCCAGGGCAAGATCGTGCTCACGGTCGCGTAG
- a CDS encoding VOC family protein — MQIDLLVIYTDQLEACHAFYTGLGLSFAKEQHGTGPEHYATVLVDGAVFELYPSSPRRPATGSLRLGFTFRAPASAAAGATGRPPGRQVVTDPDGRTVVLTLTGRDRP, encoded by the coding sequence ATGCAGATCGACCTGCTCGTCATCTACACCGACCAGTTGGAGGCGTGCCACGCCTTCTACACCGGACTCGGGCTGTCCTTCGCCAAGGAGCAGCACGGCACCGGTCCTGAGCACTACGCCACCGTGCTGGTCGACGGCGCCGTGTTCGAGCTGTACCCGAGCAGCCCCCGCCGCCCGGCCACCGGCTCGCTGCGGCTCGGTTTCACCTTCCGGGCCCCGGCCTCGGCCGCTGCTGGCGCTACCGGCCGCCCGCCGGGCCGGCAGGTCGTCACCGACCCGGACGGGCGCACCGTCGTCCTCACCCTTACGGGACGTGACAGGCCCTAG
- the tpg gene encoding telomere-protecting terminal protein Tpg: MADQLGDSLDRAVEGAFTRPIPKSAQAQMKYLVRQMKGTRATAAALGVSQRTVERYVAGKLKRPRRDLAGRLEREVRKRWQPQIRARAKKKAASTDGIVVYTRARFGFTAAPGSSDDARVRHITQALSPHWAQRLFDARDTGATEQQLLDIAAQGLGEHYFRDNGRRAQDLTVEFTDVEEIEIDL, encoded by the coding sequence ATGGCCGACCAGCTCGGGGACAGCCTCGACCGCGCGGTGGAGGGGGCGTTCACCCGTCCGATCCCGAAGTCCGCGCAGGCGCAGATGAAATACCTGGTCAGACAGATGAAGGGCACCAGGGCCACCGCGGCGGCGCTGGGGGTGTCGCAGCGGACCGTGGAGCGGTACGTGGCCGGCAAGCTCAAACGCCCGCGCAGGGACCTCGCCGGACGCCTGGAGCGCGAGGTGCGCAAGCGCTGGCAGCCACAGATCCGGGCGAGGGCGAAGAAGAAGGCCGCGTCCACGGATGGCATCGTCGTCTACACCCGGGCCCGCTTCGGCTTCACGGCCGCCCCCGGCAGCAGCGACGACGCCCGCGTCCGGCACATCACCCAGGCGCTGTCCCCGCACTGGGCACAGCGGCTCTTCGACGCCCGCGACACCGGCGCCACCGAGCAGCAGCTCCTCGACATCGCCGCACAGGGCCTGGGGGAGCACTACTTCCGTGACAACGGGCGCCGCGCCCAGGACTTGACGGTGGAGTTCACCGACGTGGAGGAGATCGAGATCGACCTCTGA
- a CDS encoding M48 family metallopeptidase: MSTTMGETVLPCPECGAEIRTDNRFTTWCAACDWNVDPVGPKEPPGRLDRARRVWAQRHGEKLLADMAADGTPHAGRGVSAVLANVVAGAVHGMTVVLVAAGIWCMVGASGAPAMMLGLLLLALAWTLRPRLVPLPRNEFLLRRAEAPALYELLDEIAGVAHTRSVDVVAVDAKVGARVTTCGVRGQRLLRLGLPMWEILTPQQRVALLGHELGHYSNGDTRRGLIVATAFRSLTTWRYYLQPMSKPSGLEALLNLLCVVPRLLIQGAQTLLDQLTARAGQRTEYLADSVAARAGSTEAAVGLVDHILVADSAANTLRREVNNPRVGRRDSQQAEEKADGLWERLTAHMESIPEHEYERQRRVGARRGHSIDSSHPPTHLRRECLLAGPPIPALVVTDIDREQRIAAELAEARRQVARQVMRDGFDD, encoded by the coding sequence ATGAGTACGACCATGGGCGAGACGGTTCTGCCGTGCCCGGAGTGCGGAGCCGAGATCCGCACCGACAACAGGTTCACCACGTGGTGCGCCGCCTGCGACTGGAATGTGGACCCGGTCGGACCCAAGGAGCCACCCGGCCGGCTGGACCGGGCTCGGCGCGTATGGGCCCAGCGGCACGGTGAGAAGCTGCTGGCCGACATGGCCGCCGATGGGACGCCGCATGCCGGGCGGGGCGTCTCCGCGGTCCTCGCGAATGTCGTCGCAGGAGCTGTGCACGGGATGACGGTGGTCCTGGTGGCGGCCGGCATCTGGTGCATGGTGGGCGCGTCGGGCGCCCCGGCGATGATGCTCGGTCTCCTCCTCCTGGCGCTGGCCTGGACTCTGCGACCCCGTCTGGTCCCGCTGCCCAGGAACGAGTTCTTGCTGCGGCGCGCCGAGGCACCGGCGCTGTACGAACTGCTCGACGAGATCGCGGGCGTGGCCCACACCCGCAGTGTGGACGTGGTGGCCGTCGACGCCAAAGTGGGCGCGAGAGTGACGACTTGCGGTGTGCGCGGTCAACGGCTGCTGAGGCTCGGGCTGCCGATGTGGGAGATACTCACGCCCCAGCAACGGGTCGCGCTGCTCGGCCATGAACTCGGCCATTACAGCAACGGTGACACCCGGCGCGGGCTGATCGTCGCGACGGCGTTCCGGTCCCTGACGACATGGCGCTACTACCTCCAGCCGATGTCGAAACCGTCCGGGCTGGAGGCGCTCCTCAACCTGCTCTGCGTGGTTCCCCGTCTGCTGATCCAGGGCGCACAGACGCTGCTCGACCAGCTGACCGCGCGGGCCGGCCAGCGCACGGAGTACCTCGCCGACTCCGTTGCCGCCCGCGCCGGTTCCACCGAGGCCGCGGTGGGGCTGGTGGACCATATCCTCGTCGCCGACTCGGCCGCGAACACCCTGCGACGCGAGGTCAACAACCCCCGGGTCGGCCGGCGCGACTCCCAACAGGCCGAGGAGAAAGCGGACGGGCTGTGGGAACGTCTCACCGCCCATATGGAGTCGATCCCCGAGCACGAGTACGAACGACAGCGACGCGTGGGCGCCCGACGGGGGCACAGCATCGACTCGTCACACCCGCCCACGCACCTGCGGCGCGAGTGCTTGCTGGCAGGCCCGCCCATACCGGCGCTCGTGGTGACGGACATCGACCGGGAGCAGCGGATCGCGGCGGAGCTGGCCGAGGCGCGCCGGCAGGTCGCCCGACAGGTCATGCGGGACGGGTTCGACGACTAG
- a CDS encoding DUF1152 domain-containing protein codes for MASLHSNPLFTRLADSERILVAGAGGGFDIYSGLPVALSLLHQGKQVYLANLSFSALAGLPTDDWVAPDLAAITPDSAPHQSYFPERTLAQWLHPHGYPSTVYAFPQTGVRPLRAAYQALIELHDIDAVVLVDGGTDILLRGDEAGLGTPEEDLTSVAALAALDSVPTRLVVSVGFGVDAYHGVNHVQVLENIAALERDGAYLGAFSIPRATREGALYLDAVAHAQHHTPEHPSIVNGSIAAAVQGSFGDVRFTDRTRGSELFINPLMSLYFAFDLPGLAARCLYLDQIEDTQLIRQVHSRIAEFRESIVTRPPRGFPH; via the coding sequence ATGGCATCCCTCCACTCCAACCCGCTCTTCACCCGGCTTGCCGACTCCGAACGGATCCTCGTCGCCGGCGCGGGCGGCGGCTTCGACATCTACTCGGGGCTGCCAGTGGCGCTTTCGCTCCTGCACCAGGGCAAGCAGGTGTATCTCGCGAACCTCTCCTTCAGCGCACTCGCCGGTCTCCCGACCGATGACTGGGTCGCCCCCGATCTGGCCGCCATCACCCCCGACTCCGCTCCCCACCAGAGCTATTTCCCTGAGCGGACCCTCGCTCAGTGGCTGCACCCGCACGGCTACCCGTCCACCGTGTACGCCTTTCCCCAGACCGGGGTGCGCCCGCTGCGCGCCGCCTACCAAGCCCTGATCGAGTTGCACGACATCGACGCCGTGGTGCTGGTCGACGGCGGTACGGACATTCTGCTCCGCGGTGACGAAGCCGGCCTCGGCACTCCGGAGGAGGATCTGACCAGTGTGGCGGCGCTGGCCGCGCTCGATAGCGTCCCGACCCGGCTCGTCGTGTCGGTCGGCTTCGGTGTGGACGCGTACCACGGCGTCAATCACGTGCAGGTACTGGAGAATATCGCCGCGCTGGAGCGGGACGGTGCGTACCTCGGCGCGTTCTCGATACCGCGCGCCACCCGTGAGGGCGCTCTCTATCTCGACGCCGTCGCGCACGCTCAGCACCACACCCCGGAGCACCCCAGTATCGTCAACGGATCCATCGCGGCAGCCGTGCAAGGCTCGTTCGGGGACGTCCGGTTCACCGATCGCACCCGGGGCAGCGAGTTGTTCATCAACCCACTGATGTCCCTGTACTTCGCCTTCGACCTCCCGGGTCTGGCGGCCCGCTGTCTCTACCTGGATCAGATCGAGGACACCCAGCTGATACGCCAAGTGCACTCACGGATAGCTGAGTTCCGCGAATCCATAGTGACCCGCCCACCCCGCGGTTTCCCGCACTAG